A genomic segment from Phragmites australis chromosome 6, lpPhrAust1.1, whole genome shotgun sequence encodes:
- the LOC133920763 gene encoding uncharacterized protein LOC133920763, which yields MAISTACSIRLHAAPAAHRRRRVVASAAASAVRFDRRSAVLLLLSAAGAAPAAVPPANAASIGLFGIRKKLERAEEAAAEVVREVEEAAVEAAEIGGEAVKEAKDVGGEGLQLVAGAELAGDGLVQAAVVAGAEALGVVVGLSVVSGILRPET from the coding sequence ATGGCCATCTCCACCGCCTGCAGCATCCGCCTCCACGCCGCACCCGCGGcccaccgccgtcgccgcgtcgttgcctccgccgccgcatccgccgtgCGGTTCGATCGGCGCTCGgccgtcctcctcctgctgTCCGCCGCGggggccgcgccggcggcggtACCTCCCGCGAATGCGGCGTCCATCGGGCTCTTCGGCATCCGGAAGAAGCTGGAGCGggcggaggaggcagcggcggaggtggtgagggaggtggaggaggccgcTGTTGAGGCGGCAGAGATCGGCGGGGAAGCGGTGAAGGAGGCGAAGGATGTCGGCGGCGAAGGCCTGCAGCTGGTGGCCGGCGCGGAGCTCGCCGGAGACGGGCTGGTGCAGGCCGCGGTGGTTGCCGGCGCCGAGGCCCTCGGGGTCGTCGTGGGCTTGTCCGTGGTCAGCGGCATCCTACGGCCCGAAACATAG
- the LOC133920940 gene encoding 28 kDa ribonucleoprotein, chloroplastic codes for MANSCLSTAAHAALRLPCPKLLADAAGTQLQYASVFPRPAARSHLHRRLLVDHVTAPVVPVARRRGLAVTAMVSQEEAAATAVEEEVAEGQLQEQDDEQEQDGVVEASSDEGGGKEEGEGGPSEEEVSTTTTKLYFGNLPYNCDSALLAGIVQDYASPEMVEVLYDRTTGRSRGFAFVTMTTVQDCELVIKNLDGSLYGGRTMKVNFADRPKPKLPLYPETEHKLFVGNLSWTVTSEMLTEAFQRCGNVVGARVLYDGETGRSRGYGFVCYSTKEEMDEALSSLNGMEMEGREIRVNLALGKK; via the exons ATGGCCAACTCCTGCCTCTCCACCGCCGCGCACGCGGCGCTGCGCCTGCCCTGCCCCAAGCTCTTGGCCGACGCCGCCGGGACGCAGCTCCAGTACGCGTCCGTGTTCCCGCGCCCGGCGGCGCGCTCGCACctgcaccgccgcctcctcgtcgacCACGTCACCGCGCCCGTGGTGCCCGTGGCGCGGAGGCGCGGGCTCGCGGTCACCGCGATGGTGTCGCAGGAGGAGGCCGCGGCCACGGCtgtcgaggaggaggtcgccgagggACAGTTGCAAGAGCAAGACGACGAGCAGGAACAAGACGGGGTCGTCGAGGCTAGCTCGGACGAGGGCGGCGGCaaggaggagggcgagggcggcccgtcggaggaggaggtgagcaCTACCACCACCAAGCTGTACTTTGGGAACCTGCCGTACAACTGCGACAGCGCGCTGCTCGCCGGCATTGTGCAGGACTACGCCAGCCCGGAGATGGTCGAG GTGTTGTACGATCGGACCACGGGGAGAAGCCGAGGGTTCGCCTTCGTGACGATGACCACCGTTCAAGACTGCGAGCTAGTTATCAAGAACCTCGACGGCAGC CTGTACGGTGGCCGCACGATGAAGGTGAACTTCGCCGACCGGCCGAAGCCCAAGCTGCCGCTGTACCCAGAGACCGAGCACAAGCTCTTCGTCGGCAACCTGTCCTGGACGGTCACCTCGGAGATGCTCACGGAGGCGTTCCAGAGGTGCGGCAACGTGGTCGGCGCGCGGGTGCTCTACGACGGGGAGACCGGCCGCTCCCGGGGCTACGGCTTCGTCTGCTACTCCACCAAGGAGGAGATGGACGAGGCTCTCTCCTCGCTCAACGGAATG GAAATGGAAGGCAGGGAGATCAGGGTCAACTTGGCCCTTGGAAAAAAGTAG
- the LOC133920941 gene encoding uncharacterized protein LOC133920941 translates to MSAGGGHGDGCSMPPLLSPSPFHLLEVTVISAQDLHRRRLGRRVRAYAVAWADEAQKLRTDVERAGGAVPTWNDRFLFRVDDAFLRSDTAAVTVEVRGARSLRADLVLGFTRIVVSTFVRTSGPVPTHGRQVAALQLRRPRSLRPQGIVNVAVTLLDAAHASRTVPLYDAPDSPGAFAVKDLVMQRSASLCKVAEDNDHEPDDEDQKPVSVYHSGRLDPRSADVEQRKLELTLEKWKADLSPGRREDGRGGLRRRGRVSCFRGSGEWDR, encoded by the coding sequence ATGtcggcgggaggagggcacgGCGACGGCTGCTCGATGCCGCCGCTACTGTCTCCGTCCCCGTTCCACCTGCTGGAGGTCACCGTCATCTCGGCGCAGGACCTGCACCGCCGCCGACTCGGCCGCCGGGTGCGAGCGTACGCCGTGGCGTGGGCTGACGAGGCGCAGAAGCTGCGCACCGACGTGGAGCGCGCCGGCGGCGCCGTACCCACGTGGAACGACAGGTTCCTGTTCCGAGTGGACGACGCCTTCCTGCGTTCCGACACGGCAGCCGTCACCGTCGAGGTGCGCGGCGCCCGGAGCCTCCGCGCCGACCTCGTCCTCGGCTTTACGCGGATCGTGGTGAGCACGTTCGTGCGCACCTCCGGGCCGGTGCCCACCCACGGCCGGCAGGTGGCGGCGCTGCAGCTCCGGCGGCCGCGGTCGCTACGGCCGCAGGGCATCGTGAACGTGGCGGTGACGCTGCTGGACGCCGCCCACGCGTCGCGCACCGTGCCGCTCTACGACGCGCCTGATTCACCCGGCGCGTTCGCCGTGAAGGACCTCGTGATGCAGAGATCAGCGTCGCTGTGCAAGGTCGCCGAGGACAACGATCACGAGCCGGACGACGAGGACCAAAAGCCGGTAAGCGTTTATCACTCCGGGCGGCTGGACCCCAGGAGCGCGGACGTCGAGCAGAGGAAGCTGGAGCTAACGCTCGAGAAGTGGAAGGCGGACCTATCGCCGGGCCGGAGGGAGGACGGCCGCGGCGGCCTGCGGAGGCGAGGCCGGGTATCGTGCTTCCGCGGCAGCGGCGAGTGGGACAGGTAA
- the LOC133920942 gene encoding large ribosomal subunit protein eL37x-like, whose translation MGKGTGSFGKRRNKTHTLCVRCGRRSFHLQKSTCSSCGYPAARIRKYNWSVKAIRRKTTGTGRMRYLRHVPRRFKSNFREGTEAVSRKNGSAAGAN comes from the exons ATG GGCAAGGGTACCGGGAGCTTCGGCAAGCGCCGGAACAAGACGCACACGCTGTGCGTGCGCTGCGGCCGCCGCAGCTTCCACCTGCAGAAGAGCACCTGCTCCTCCTGCGGCTACCCCGCCGCCCGCATCCGCAAAT ACAACTGGAGCGTGAAGGCCATTAGGAGGAAGACTACTGGCACAGGGAGGATGAGGTACCTTCGCCACGTGCCCCGGAGGTTCAAGAGCAACTTCAGAGAGG GAACTGAAGCTGTATCAAGGAAGAACGGATCTGCTGCTGGCGCTAACTAG